The Nitrospiraceae bacterium genome window below encodes:
- a CDS encoding response regulator transcription factor, with amino-acid sequence MHEIRLALVHHDRLYRECLAEYLALREEMVIVCNCPSLESAAHDLFEFTPDILLLNYENSRSHLELTLLERVDFTAKTIVVGVPNTDADILACIEELGASGYVLIDDSLGDLIENVHAVMNGQTLCSPRIANLAFSRMSALARRQASLLANSPKGTCLTRRESEIAQLIDDGLSNKEIAARLHIEISTVKNHVHNMLDKLQIRNRHSAVKYLKSHNIPTVSHS; translated from the coding sequence ATGCATGAGATCCGTTTAGCCCTCGTCCACCACGATCGTCTGTACCGGGAATGCCTGGCAGAGTATCTCGCTCTGCGCGAAGAGATGGTGATCGTCTGCAACTGTCCCTCTCTGGAATCCGCGGCTCACGATTTGTTCGAGTTTACGCCGGATATTCTCCTACTCAACTACGAGAACAGCCGATCGCACTTAGAGCTGACACTGCTGGAGAGAGTCGATTTCACTGCAAAAACAATTGTAGTTGGTGTGCCAAATACTGATGCAGATATTCTCGCCTGCATCGAAGAATTGGGGGCATCGGGGTATGTATTGATTGACGACTCCTTGGGGGATCTTATCGAGAATGTGCATGCGGTGATGAATGGGCAGACGCTGTGTTCTCCGAGAATTGCCAACCTCGCATTCAGCCGTATGTCCGCGCTCGCGCGCCGACAGGCCTCCCTGCTGGCTAATTCTCCTAAGGGGACATGTCTCACAAGACGTGAGTCTGAGATAGCACAGTTGATTGATGACGGGCTGAGCAACAAGGAAATTGCAGCCCGGCTTCACATCGAGATCTCGACCGTTAAGAACCATGTACACAACATGCTCGACAAGTTGCAAATCCGTAATCGACATTCCGCCGTGAAGTACCTTAAATCACACAATATTCCCACCGTCAGTCACTCGTAG
- a CDS encoding CHAT domain-containing protein, with product MAMKKRGKVSWATEGWDVQTEGTVRGPRRGAAVEDPFAAKLAATNRWEVEQTLTATPKLRRGEAAPTPLTLDVEGRADEVYVVMTRYASGAIRFHFPSEPARRGTRRGGRVVHHFSIPVPAQTDAGTGRRGFISAAIKTVVLKIAGAVADFVLPKLAYLWETAAWKIAGRREGWLSVDSAGLGSKEVLPAADLSTLSTSDRNLLFLHGTFSNTKSAFKGLGSTQGADGQTFFENLREVYGNRIYGFDHFTVSRTPEDNVKMLLEALPNRPTAFDVVTHSRGGLVLRHLVERRELFPGLADRFAVGRVVLVASPNEGTPLASPDHVSTYTNWLSNVLELFPDNPFTTGLEFVSEALSWIARRIGGGLPGLASMDSKGEIIRALQSPPGPPAEAYSALVANYEPDDKVLQRIVDAGADLFFQTANDLVVPTEGGWRVDRATGVAIPGDRVGCFGLGGNLVQQHPVNHVNFFEDQTTVDFLVRALRGQAQPSTAVDVETNLPSGRRRGMGRTQAAPASRIEPRPAPPTLSRDTRQAPPAAAPVPRPTEPEDVFQIAVIDPHPQDNVADLIATFRNARVTEKLRKRREAKGGPTRSSSEGDSGTTQWQQIIAVQKRIQGYIDGNPKFTSLPGDDDLRRLGTALFKTLFPGQVRRLYDAARSEQASQRLHMIFTSDIDWIADQAWEFIYDPDRQNFLALEEVNFTRNVLTAIPADRLPERTGPMRILVVVAQPLGLAKLSVDEEADVIRSGFRRLLDAGLADVELLLDATPELLHRTLEAAPGPFDVLHFIGHGEFRASEGTGYLVFENAQGGVQELDSDTLRQIVCRRGIRLVCLNACETGRGGREHFNRGVAQALVSGGVPAVVANQYPVLDVSATAFTRHFYWALALGQSIGDAAREARVSVNYAISGEAIDWAVPVVFARNPAQRLCLPRAAADYERTVSAETRRYRKATEGRKRIAMWNAHRMIPHLREICDQLTKAQEVYTFEPVSFPAPIGTWRREQSKGEAFVVAEALYQKLKTKPRELGVDHLVCITNFPLEAEGELYRYYWEQHPLSLASTYGLLDKLAEHGLTVERLMANLAAGVVAGIPAHKKGAKDCLLYYNDARDIRLIAGRAKLCETCRKKFRGEEGTKRLRVVEQLLAAYP from the coding sequence ATGGCGATGAAGAAGCGCGGCAAGGTGAGTTGGGCGACCGAGGGATGGGACGTTCAGACTGAGGGGACGGTTCGTGGACCGCGGCGTGGGGCGGCGGTGGAAGATCCCTTCGCAGCGAAGCTTGCGGCGACCAACCGGTGGGAGGTCGAGCAAACCTTGACGGCGACACCCAAGCTCCGGCGCGGCGAAGCGGCACCGACTCCCCTCACGCTCGACGTGGAGGGACGGGCCGACGAGGTTTATGTCGTGATGACGCGCTATGCCTCCGGCGCCATTCGCTTTCATTTTCCCTCCGAGCCGGCCAGACGCGGAACAAGACGAGGCGGCCGTGTCGTCCATCACTTTTCCATCCCTGTGCCTGCCCAGACAGACGCGGGGACCGGCCGCCGCGGGTTCATCAGTGCCGCGATCAAGACGGTCGTCCTGAAAATCGCCGGCGCGGTCGCGGACTTTGTGCTTCCGAAACTGGCCTACCTCTGGGAAACGGCGGCGTGGAAGATTGCCGGGCGCCGCGAGGGGTGGCTCTCGGTGGATTCCGCCGGACTCGGAAGCAAGGAGGTTCTTCCGGCAGCCGACCTCTCGACGCTGAGTACGTCCGACCGGAACCTGCTCTTTCTTCACGGCACCTTCTCCAACACCAAGTCAGCCTTCAAGGGGTTGGGCAGCACCCAAGGCGCGGATGGGCAGACGTTCTTCGAGAATCTGCGGGAGGTCTACGGCAATCGCATCTACGGGTTCGATCACTTTACGGTGAGCCGCACGCCCGAGGACAACGTCAAGATGTTGCTCGAAGCCTTGCCGAACCGCCCGACGGCGTTCGACGTCGTCACCCACTCGCGCGGCGGCTTGGTGTTGCGGCATTTGGTCGAGCGGCGGGAGCTCTTTCCTGGGCTCGCCGATCGGTTTGCGGTCGGGCGAGTGGTGCTGGTCGCCAGTCCGAACGAAGGGACCCCGCTGGCGTCCCCCGACCATGTCTCGACCTATACCAACTGGCTGTCGAACGTGCTGGAACTCTTCCCCGACAATCCGTTCACGACGGGATTGGAATTCGTGAGCGAAGCCCTGTCTTGGATCGCGCGGCGCATCGGCGGCGGCTTGCCGGGGCTTGCGTCCATGGACAGCAAGGGAGAGATCATTCGCGCGCTGCAATCCCCGCCCGGGCCCCCGGCCGAGGCCTACTCCGCCTTGGTGGCGAACTACGAACCGGATGACAAAGTCCTGCAGCGCATCGTGGATGCCGGTGCGGACCTGTTTTTCCAGACGGCCAACGACCTCGTCGTGCCGACCGAGGGCGGCTGGCGTGTCGACCGCGCGACCGGCGTGGCGATTCCCGGCGACCGCGTCGGCTGCTTCGGCCTCGGCGGCAATCTCGTTCAGCAACATCCGGTCAACCACGTGAATTTTTTCGAGGACCAGACCACGGTGGATTTTCTCGTCCGTGCCTTGCGTGGACAGGCTCAACCGTCGACGGCGGTGGACGTCGAGACCAACCTGCCCTCTGGCCGGCGCCGAGGGATGGGAAGAACCCAGGCGGCCCCCGCGTCCCGCATCGAGCCTCGACCGGCGCCGCCGACTCTTTCCCGCGACACGCGCCAGGCTCCTCCGGCTGCAGCCCCGGTCCCTCGGCCGACTGAACCGGAGGACGTGTTTCAGATCGCGGTGATCGATCCCCATCCGCAGGACAATGTGGCCGACCTCATCGCCACCTTTCGCAATGCCAGGGTGACGGAAAAGTTGCGGAAGCGGCGAGAAGCGAAGGGCGGGCCTACTCGATCCTCGTCGGAAGGAGACAGCGGCACGACGCAATGGCAGCAGATCATTGCCGTGCAGAAGCGCATCCAGGGCTATATCGACGGCAATCCCAAGTTCACCAGCCTTCCCGGCGATGACGACTTGCGGCGGCTCGGCACCGCGTTGTTCAAAACGCTCTTCCCCGGCCAGGTGCGGCGCCTCTACGACGCGGCGCGCAGCGAACAGGCCAGCCAGCGGTTGCATATGATTTTTACGTCGGACATCGATTGGATTGCCGACCAAGCCTGGGAATTCATCTACGATCCCGACCGCCAGAATTTCCTCGCGCTCGAGGAGGTCAACTTCACCAGAAACGTGCTGACGGCCATTCCAGCCGATCGCCTGCCCGAACGCACGGGACCGATGCGGATTCTGGTGGTGGTGGCCCAGCCCTTGGGGCTCGCCAAGTTGTCGGTGGATGAGGAAGCGGATGTGATCCGCAGCGGATTCCGCCGGCTGCTCGACGCCGGGTTGGCCGACGTCGAGCTTCTGCTCGATGCCACGCCTGAATTGCTGCACCGCACGCTGGAAGCGGCGCCTGGGCCGTTCGATGTGCTGCATTTCATCGGGCATGGGGAGTTTCGTGCGTCGGAGGGCACCGGCTACTTGGTATTTGAGAATGCCCAAGGCGGCGTGCAGGAATTGGATTCCGATACGTTGCGTCAAATCGTCTGCCGCCGGGGGATTCGGTTGGTCTGTCTGAACGCCTGCGAAACAGGCCGCGGCGGTCGCGAGCATTTCAACCGCGGCGTCGCGCAGGCCCTGGTGTCGGGCGGCGTGCCGGCCGTCGTGGCCAATCAATATCCGGTCTTGGACGTATCGGCGACGGCGTTCACGCGACATTTCTATTGGGCGCTGGCGCTGGGACAGTCCATCGGCGACGCGGCCCGCGAGGCGCGGGTCTCGGTCAACTATGCGATTTCCGGAGAAGCCATCGATTGGGCGGTGCCGGTCGTCTTTGCCCGCAACCCGGCGCAGCGGCTCTGCCTCCCCCGTGCGGCGGCGGACTATGAGCGGACGGTCAGCGCGGAGACCAGGCGCTATCGGAAGGCGACGGAAGGACGCAAACGAATCGCCATGTGGAACGCGCACCGCATGATTCCTCATCTCCGTGAGATCTGCGACCAGTTGACCAAGGCGCAGGAGGTGTATACGTTCGAACCGGTCTCGTTCCCCGCCCCGATCGGTACCTGGCGGCGTGAACAGAGCAAGGGAGAAGCCTTTGTCGTGGCGGAGGCGCTCTATCAAAAGCTGAAGACAAAGCCGAGAGAGCTGGGCGTGGATCATCTGGTCTGCATCACGAACTTTCCCCTCGAGGCCGAGGGCGAACTGTATCGTTACTACTGGGAGCAACATCCCCTGTCGTTAGCGTCCACCTACGGTCTGCTCGACAAACTCGCCGAGCACGGTCTGACGGTCGAGCGGCTGATGGCGAATTTGGCCGCTGGAGTCGTGGCGGGCATCCCGGCGCATAAGAAGGGAGCGAAGGACTGCCTGCTGTATTACAACGATGCGCGCGATATCCGTTTGATCGCGGGCCGCGCGAAGTTGTGCGAGACGTGCCGGAAGAAATTCAGGGGGGAAGAAGGCACGAAGCGCTTGCGAGTGGTCGAGCAGCTCCTGGCAGCGTACCCGTGA